One Choristoneura fumiferana chromosome 25, NRCan_CFum_1, whole genome shotgun sequence genomic region harbors:
- the LOC141442205 gene encoding uncharacterized protein, translating to MSYPPPHGPPPPPYYGPPPAWPPPPPHMSGYGPPHHPPPPHMYPPPPDHGYPPGQYPYFVPGTMMVPVPVAPPATQEPSNQATYITNYIYHGENQNQNQGVPAITDEVQVVESSGDFDWVPTTATLAHQLQGRAVVGGYEGWDGSPLWVIRAWNCGDLIPGKLSIRHTAATVVYDGKEVPVQNIEVLCSKPESLRWVPASSGTVPPGAIPGGHTASGETLYVGRARYQLSVTPGKVHPSHNSCYIGFAGNEVAHKMYDVLCRLS from the coding sequence ATGAGTTATCCTCCTCCCCACGGACCTCCACCTCCCCCGTACTACGGACCACCACCAGCCTGGCCGCCACCGCCACCCCATATGTCAGGATACGGGCCACCACACCACCCACCACCACCGCACATGTACCCACCCCCACCAGACCACGGCTACCCACCCGGACAATACCCCTACTTTGTCCCTGGCACCATGATGGTACCAGTTCCAGTTGCACCGCCGGCCACGCAAGAACCTTCCAACCAAGCTACGTACATAACCAACTATATATACCATGGAGAAAACCAGAATCAGAACCAAGGAGTGCCCGCTATAACGGATGAAGTGCAAGTTGTGGAGAGTTCTGGCGATTTTGACTGGGTGCCTACTACTGCGACCTTGGCGCATCAGCTACAGGGTAGGGCGGTTGTTGGGGGATACGAGGGCTGGGATGGCAGTCCTCTGTGGGTGATCAGGGCGTGGAACTGCGGTGATTTGATCCCAGGGAAGCTGTCGATTCGGCACACCGCGGCGACGGTTGTCTACGACGGAAAAGAAGTGCCAGTGCAGAATATTGAAGTATTGTGCTCTAAGCCTGAGAGTTTGCGATGGGTTCCTGCGTCTTCGGGTACTGTGCCTCCTGGAGCTATTCCTGGTGGGCATACAGCTTCTGGAGAGACGCTGTACGTAGGCAGAGCACGCTACCAGCTGTCCGTAACTCCTGGAAAGGTGCATCCCAGCCACAACTCCTGCTACATCGGTTTCGCTGGGAACGAAGTGGCACATAAAATGTACGACGTGCTATGTAGGCTCAGTTGA